The following proteins are encoded in a genomic region of Moorena sp. SIOASIH:
- a CDS encoding sodium/proline symporter, translating to MAKQVGIALTFIIFLLLFTAVGIYSATRKQNTTTDYLLASRNVNPWLTALSAMATGQSGFLFIAQVGFAYKIGISSLWLTIGWAIGDYLAWYFIFKRLRQLSEETASDTVSSFLSQNIKGSRLIAIISAIITIVFLGSYAAAQLVAGSKALNAVFGWNYNLGIIIGAVIVVIYCFSGGIRASIWTDALQATIMIGSLLLLLVVAVAGCGGVGQLWQSLAAIDPALINWNSSQQPWGFAPFFIGWVVAGFGVVGQPHIMVRAMAIDSADNIAFARNIKAALGLVTSISAMGIGLAGRVLMPDLLASGDPELALPYLSLKLLPVVLVGLMLAGLFSATMSTADSQILSCSAALTQDIFPAAAKSYQFAKVGTLTVTAVVLAIALLGNNNVFALVTFSWSALASGLGPLLILRVWQRPVNLTTAIAMMGIGIATALIWNLGLDLSSAIYEVLPGMAAGMAVYGIAQFLNHPK from the coding sequence ATGGCTAAACAAGTTGGGATTGCACTCACCTTTATCATCTTCCTGCTGTTATTTACAGCAGTGGGCATCTACTCCGCAACCCGCAAACAAAATACTACCACCGATTATTTACTGGCTAGTCGCAATGTCAACCCTTGGCTGACAGCACTTTCGGCAATGGCAACTGGTCAAAGTGGCTTCTTGTTCATCGCTCAAGTCGGTTTTGCCTACAAAATAGGCATTTCCTCCCTCTGGCTGACCATTGGTTGGGCAATTGGGGACTATCTTGCTTGGTATTTTATTTTCAAACGGTTGAGACAGCTCTCTGAGGAAACCGCTTCAGATACTGTCTCTTCCTTTCTCAGTCAAAATATTAAAGGCTCCCGTTTGATTGCCATTATCTCTGCTATAATTACTATAGTATTTCTAGGTTCCTACGCCGCAGCCCAACTGGTAGCAGGAAGCAAAGCACTCAATGCTGTGTTCGGATGGAACTATAATTTAGGCATCATTATAGGAGCAGTAATTGTCGTTATCTACTGCTTTTCTGGAGGAATTCGCGCCTCAATTTGGACCGATGCCCTACAAGCAACAATCATGATCGGTTCCTTGTTACTGTTGTTAGTGGTGGCGGTTGCCGGTTGTGGTGGAGTTGGGCAACTGTGGCAATCTTTGGCAGCCATTGACCCAGCCTTAATCAACTGGAATTCTTCTCAGCAACCATGGGGATTTGCACCTTTCTTTATCGGTTGGGTAGTAGCTGGTTTTGGTGTGGTGGGACAACCCCACATTATGGTGCGTGCTATGGCAATTGACTCAGCCGACAACATTGCTTTTGCCAGAAATATCAAAGCTGCTTTGGGGTTAGTAACCTCTATCTCGGCGATGGGGATTGGCTTAGCAGGGCGAGTGCTGATGCCAGATTTGTTGGCTTCGGGGGATCCAGAATTGGCACTTCCTTACCTATCGTTGAAATTGTTACCAGTGGTTTTGGTGGGATTGATGCTCGCTGGGCTGTTTTCTGCCACTATGTCCACAGCAGATTCTCAAATACTCTCTTGTTCAGCTGCCCTAACCCAAGATATTTTTCCGGCTGCAGCTAAATCTTACCAATTCGCAAAGGTAGGAACCCTAACTGTAACAGCAGTAGTTTTGGCGATCGCCCTACTTGGAAATAACAATGTCTTTGCTTTAGTGACTTTTTCTTGGTCGGCTCTGGCTTCAGGTTTGGGTCCTTTATTAATCTTGAGAGTTTGGCAGCGACCAGTCAATCTTACCACAGCGATCGCAATGATGGGAATTGGGATTGCTACAGCTTTGATTTGGAATTTAGGACTTGATTTGTCCAGTGCCATTTATGAAGTGCTTCCAGGTATGGCTGCAGGAATGGCAGTCTATGGAATTGCTCAGTTTTTGAATCATCCTAAATGA
- a CDS encoding DMT family transporter yields the protein MSELEIGPNATAFNRFWIAAVAFGLLNSLLNVGHHKQDDQPELHKTHLGAETRLLIADGLLLAMGTICWTWSLTQTSVANATIIHNLIPIFTILGGWLAFGQLFDRRFLLGMFVAIAGVTLLEVNDLLSCKHSALSSQLSALSSQLSALSFELLNKTSKHSFNLCYVS from the coding sequence TTGAGTGAATTGGAAATAGGACCAAATGCTACAGCATTTAATCGTTTTTGGATTGCGGCTGTTGCCTTTGGACTACTGAATAGCTTGTTAAATGTAGGTCACCATAAGCAGGACGATCAACCTGAACTACATAAAACTCATCTGGGAGCAGAAACAAGGCTACTGATTGCAGATGGTTTGCTTTTAGCGATGGGTACAATATGTTGGACTTGGTCTCTAACCCAGACGAGCGTTGCTAACGCTACCATTATCCATAATTTGATTCCCATATTTACCATCTTAGGAGGCTGGCTAGCTTTTGGTCAGCTCTTTGACCGTCGATTTCTCTTGGGTATGTTTGTTGCGATCGCAGGAGTAACGTTACTAGAAGTAAATGACCTGTTATCATGTAAGCATTCAGCTCTCAGCTCTCAGCTCTCAGCTCTCAGCTCTCAGCTCTCAGCCTTGAGCTTTGAGCTTTTAAATAAAACAAGTAAGCATTCGTTTAATCTTTGTTACGTCAGCTGA
- a CDS encoding methyltransferase — protein sequence MLGTASEAKKKIYRIIYGYWQSQCAYVATSLGIPNLLQDGPKTVDEIAEKTSTNVEKLYVVMRALAHLGVFVEKPGRVFASTELSELLISNNDSPSIADFLMHITEPNMWDAWRELENSLKTGEVPFELAKGQDFYSEYMTANPNSKKLFNNAMSFLTNEAVDPLFEFYEFGRFETVMDVGGNQGTLIANIVKKFGCKGILFDLPNEVKTAPDNLVKYGVSDSVQVVGGSALESLPKGADAIVMKYFLSVFSKENSIKVLTNCREALPKHGKVILLQTLVPPVGAPVEYPDGTIPALAAVQMMITNPGGYWRTEQEYKDLFAASGFKLEQVVYTGTSLTVMEFSLN from the coding sequence ATGTTAGGAACTGCATCAGAAGCTAAAAAGAAAATATACCGAATTATCTACGGTTACTGGCAAAGTCAGTGTGCTTATGTGGCCACCAGTTTAGGAATCCCTAACCTGTTGCAAGATGGGCCAAAAACCGTTGATGAAATTGCCGAAAAAACGTCAACAAACGTTGAAAAGCTTTATGTGGTTATGCGGGCTTTAGCCCATTTAGGGGTGTTCGTGGAGAAACCCGGACGGGTTTTTGCATCAACTGAATTATCAGAACTTTTGATCAGCAATAATGATTCCCCTTCCATCGCTGACTTTTTAATGCATATTACTGAGCCGAATATGTGGGATGCTTGGCGAGAATTGGAAAACAGTTTAAAAACGGGAGAAGTCCCCTTTGAACTGGCCAAAGGTCAGGATTTTTACAGTGAGTATATGACCGCCAACCCTAACAGCAAAAAACTCTTTAACAATGCCATGAGTTTTTTGACTAATGAAGCGGTTGATCCGTTGTTTGAATTTTATGAATTTGGTCGTTTTGAAACCGTGATGGATGTAGGAGGCAATCAAGGAACATTAATTGCCAATATTGTTAAAAAATTTGGCTGCAAAGGAATTTTATTTGACTTGCCCAATGAGGTAAAAACTGCTCCTGATAATCTGGTCAAATACGGAGTATCTGATTCAGTACAAGTTGTTGGTGGCAGTGCTTTGGAATCTTTACCAAAAGGTGCTGATGCGATTGTGATGAAGTATTTTCTATCGGTGTTTAGTAAAGAAAATTCTATCAAAGTACTCACTAACTGTCGCGAAGCTCTCCCGAAACATGGTAAGGTTATACTACTCCAAACTCTAGTTCCTCCTGTGGGTGCCCCTGTAGAATATCCCGATGGAACTATACCAGCTTTGGCTGCGGTCCAAATGATGATTACCAATCCAGGGGGTTACTGGCGCACGGAACAAGAATATAAGGACTTATTTGCAGCGAGTGGTTTTAAACTCGAACAAGTCGTTTATACTGGGACAAGTTTGACAGTTATGGAGTTTAGTCTTAACTAG
- a CDS encoding nitroreductase family protein, which yields MRCPFCHPTTTLDQSFKPDPIEPALIEQLINLTVAAPSASNLQPWRIVLVQNPEKKQHWRKPVLIQMTLVNLILGFTPVKKLSRFAPITFVFTAESTAGKKHQKC from the coding sequence ATTAGATGTCCCTTCTGCCATCCAACAACGACGCTCGATCAGAGTTTTAAGCCTGACCCGATCGAGCCAGCACTAATAGAGCAGCTGATTAATCTGACAGTGGCTGCTCCTAGTGCTTCAAATCTACAACCATGGCGAATTGTTTTAGTCCAAAATCCGGAAAAAAAGCAGCATTGGCGAAAGCCTGTCCTGATCCAGATGACGTTAGTGAATTTAATCCTAGGCTTTACGCCCGTCAAGAAATTATCGCGCTTTGCGCCGATAACATTTGTCTTTACTGCAGAATCAACAGCTGGAAAAAAGCACCAGAAATGCTAG
- a CDS encoding DMT family transporter: MKPQPKLLGLKSLSSLPIDSLAALVSSIICISLTPIFIRISEREIGPNSTVFNRFWIAAVAFGLVSALLTARSRQNHTQSTQQKPDQVGTLRTTSLLIADGVLLSTGMICWAWSLTKTSIADSSIMHNLVPIFTVLGGWLALGQTFDRRFVLGMFVALTGSLLLEVNDLLSFSISQQLLGNLAALLSAVFFGIHPLIIEQLRINLNSVTILTWSSITSALLLLPVALIAEGQIFPSSLTGWFSVIALAFFGQILGVGLWAYCLKKLSAGFGSLVALLIPALSAVEGWAIFSEHIELWTLVSFLVILFGMYLALSSRSAIKSGVESSS; this comes from the coding sequence ATGAAGCCTCAACCGAAATTGCTAGGACTAAAATCCCTATCTTCATTACCGATAGATTCCTTAGCTGCATTAGTAAGCAGCATTATCTGTATATCGTTAACACCGATTTTTATACGTATAAGTGAACGGGAAATCGGTCCAAATTCTACAGTATTTAATCGTTTCTGGATTGCGGCTGTTGCCTTTGGGCTAGTAAGTGCATTATTAACTGCGCGCAGCCGACAAAATCATACCCAATCAACTCAACAGAAACCTGATCAAGTAGGAACCTTGCGTACAACCTCTCTACTGATAGCAGATGGGGTACTTCTATCAACGGGTATGATATGTTGGGCTTGGTCTTTGACGAAGACTAGTATTGCCGACTCTAGCATTATGCATAATCTGGTTCCCATATTTACTGTCTTAGGAGGGTGGTTAGCTTTAGGTCAGACTTTTGACCGTCGATTTGTGCTTGGTATGTTTGTTGCCCTCACCGGATCGCTTTTGCTAGAAGTTAATGACCTTTTATCATTTAGCATCAGCCAACAACTACTAGGAAATTTGGCTGCTTTACTCTCAGCAGTATTTTTTGGCATACATCCACTAATTATTGAGCAACTCCGCATTAACTTAAACTCAGTCACGATTCTGACTTGGTCTTCCATAACCAGCGCTTTGTTGCTATTGCCCGTTGCTCTGATCGCCGAAGGGCAAATTTTTCCGAGTTCTCTAACTGGGTGGTTTTCAGTCATCGCCCTAGCCTTCTTTGGTCAGATACTAGGTGTAGGACTTTGGGCTTATTGCCTTAAAAAGTTATCTGCTGGGTTTGGTAGCCTAGTTGCGTTGCTTATTCCAGCTCTTAGCGCTGTGGAAGGTTGGGCGATTTTCTCAGAACATATTGAACTGTGGACTTTGGTAAGTTTCCTGGTAATTTTATTCGGAATGTATTTGGCGCTCTCTAGTAGATCTGCGATCAAGTCTGGAGTTGAGTCTTCTAGTTAA
- a CDS encoding NAD(P)-binding domain-containing protein: MLPINNTSDRESTLNHPTIGIIGCGNIGGRQAANFLAHGYSVYVYDIN, from the coding sequence ATGTTACCAATTAACAACACTTCGGACAGGGAATCTACCCTCAATCATCCCACCATCGGTATCATCGGTTGCGGCAATATTGGAGGGCGACAAGCTGCTAATTTTCTAGCCCATGGTTACTCGGTCTATGTCTACGACATCAATTAG
- a CDS encoding ATP-grasp enzyme: MIALLKNIGTLTLLLIALPLNATLVFISLVISWITSPFRRRIAVEGSKNILITGGKMTKALQLARCFHKSGHNVFLVETHKYWLSGHRFSNAVKGFYTVPAPEKYPNGYSQALLKIVQKENIDAFIPVSSPVASYYDSVAGTLLSPYCEVIHFSPDITQMLDDKFTLCEQARSLGLSAPKSFLITDPQQILDFDFKSDGSRYILKSIRYDSVSRLDMTKFPFEGMEDYVKNLPITKENPWTMQEFITGQEYCTHSTVRKGKIRLHCCSPSSPFQVNYQHLEKPEIYAWVEKFVKELNLTGQISFDFIQTEDGTVYPIECNPRTHSAITMFYNHPGLADAYLKDSEDENQAPIVPRPDSKPTYWLYHEIWRLTEIRSWSEFQAWIQKIVKGTDAIFQVNDPLPFLTVPHWQITLLLLENLRKLKGWVRIDFNIGKLVEFGGD, translated from the coding sequence ATGATTGCTTTACTAAAAAATATCGGCACCTTAACGTTACTGTTAATTGCCTTACCTCTAAATGCCACTCTCGTCTTTATTTCCCTGGTAATCAGTTGGATAACTTCCCCATTTCGCAGACGGATAGCTGTCGAAGGTTCCAAAAACATCTTGATTACCGGGGGCAAAATGACCAAAGCCCTGCAACTGGCTCGTTGTTTTCATAAGTCTGGGCACAATGTCTTTTTAGTTGAAACTCATAAATATTGGCTATCTGGTCACCGATTTTCTAATGCGGTTAAAGGGTTCTATACCGTGCCAGCACCAGAAAAATATCCCAATGGTTATTCCCAAGCCTTACTAAAAATTGTTCAAAAAGAAAACATTGATGCCTTCATTCCCGTATCTAGCCCAGTAGCAAGCTATTATGATTCCGTGGCTGGAACGTTACTCTCCCCCTACTGCGAAGTCATCCACTTTTCTCCTGACATCACCCAGATGTTAGACGACAAATTTACATTGTGCGAGCAAGCTCGTTCTTTAGGATTATCAGCACCAAAGTCTTTCCTAATTACCGATCCACAACAAATTCTCGATTTTGACTTCAAATCAGATGGGAGTCGGTATATTCTCAAAAGCATTCGGTATGATTCAGTCTCTCGCTTGGACATGACCAAGTTTCCCTTTGAAGGAATGGAAGATTATGTCAAAAATCTTCCTATTACTAAGGAAAACCCTTGGACAATGCAAGAGTTTATTACCGGTCAGGAGTATTGCACCCACAGTACAGTCCGCAAGGGAAAAATTAGACTTCACTGCTGTTCCCCATCGTCTCCTTTCCAAGTAAATTATCAGCATCTTGAGAAACCTGAGATATATGCATGGGTGGAGAAATTTGTCAAGGAATTAAATTTGACAGGACAAATTTCCTTTGACTTCATTCAAACCGAAGACGGCACCGTCTATCCCATTGAGTGTAATCCTCGCACCCATTCTGCTATCACCATGTTTTACAATCATCCAGGATTAGCAGATGCTTATCTTAAAGATAGTGAGGATGAAAATCAAGCACCGATTGTGCCCCGCCCTGACAGTAAACCAACTTACTGGCTCTATCATGAAATTTGGCGGCTGACTGAGATCAGGTCATGGTCAGAGTTTCAAGCATGGATCCAAAAGATTGTCAAGGGTACAGATGCCATTTTTCAAGTCAACGATCCCTTGCCCTTCTTAACCGTACCCCATTGGCAAATAACCTTACTATTATTAGAAAATTTACGGAAACTAAAAGGCTGGGTAAGAATTGATTTTAATATTGGTAAATTGGTAGAATTTGGTGGGGATTAA
- a CDS encoding class I SAM-dependent methyltransferase has translation MSNLLKTPPTPRPVTPLGILVQQLEGIVEMAEQEKVPASVMASLQQALALAAGIDPYLEECATPESPALAALAQKTAAEDWSKLFSDQETVRQLEQEMLSGHIEGQTLKLLVYMTKAKRILEVGMFTGYSALAMAEALPEDGDLVACEVDQYVADFARACFEASPHGIKIKVEVAPALETLEKLADAQESFDLVFIDADKKEYVDYFKVLLDRDVLTPGGFICVDNTLLQGQPYLPPEQQTANGSAIAKFNRFVANDPRVEQVLLPLRDGLTIIRRT, from the coding sequence ATGAGTAACCTACTAAAAACTCCCCCAACTCCAAGACCGGTAACTCCCTTAGGAATTTTAGTCCAACAGCTGGAAGGGATCGTGGAAATGGCAGAACAGGAGAAAGTGCCTGCTTCTGTGATGGCGTCTCTCCAACAAGCACTAGCCCTAGCAGCTGGAATCGACCCCTACCTTGAAGAATGTGCGACTCCAGAGTCTCCTGCTTTAGCAGCTTTAGCCCAGAAAACGGCAGCAGAAGATTGGAGCAAGCTTTTCTCAGATCAAGAAACCGTGCGCCAGTTAGAGCAGGAAATGCTCTCTGGGCATATTGAGGGACAAACCCTAAAGTTATTGGTCTACATGACTAAGGCCAAGCGCATCCTAGAAGTCGGAATGTTTACTGGATATTCCGCTCTAGCCATGGCAGAAGCCTTGCCTGAAGATGGGGACTTGGTTGCCTGTGAAGTCGATCAATATGTAGCCGACTTTGCCCGTGCTTGTTTTGAAGCGTCTCCCCACGGTATAAAAATTAAGGTGGAAGTCGCTCCAGCCTTGGAAACCCTAGAAAAGTTGGCAGATGCCCAGGAATCCTTTGATTTGGTGTTTATTGATGCTGATAAGAAGGAATATGTCGATTATTTCAAGGTCTTGCTAGACAGGGATGTATTGACTCCTGGTGGCTTTATCTGTGTGGATAATACCCTCCTTCAGGGACAACCTTATTTACCCCCAGAGCAGCAGACTGCTAATGGAAGTGCGATCGCTAAATTTAACCGGTTTGTAGCGAATGACCCCCGAGTGGAACAAGTGTTACTACCGTTGCGAGATGGTTTAACTATCATCCGACGCACCTAG
- a CDS encoding sedoheptulose 7-phosphate cyclase: MVQAKPNPTSPKLSPSESEQIIQFHHPEKYRTSEWYTGHGEIAASGDGRSFEISATYSLKATVKLVDGVFNPANPTLAEVYSRRGRCVAIVDQTVDELYGASIRRYFEEYEIPLNLQPCRAWESDKTPETVHRLLKFLGKDGCDVSRNEPVLVVGGGVLSDVAGLACALQHRRTPYIMVGTTVVAAIDAGPSPRTCTNGAQFKNSIGSYHPPVVTLVDRSFFRTLATGHVRNGMAEIIKMAVTDDLVLFELMEQYGPRLVETHFATLDGDEKLAAIADTVIYRALFSYMKHEGTNMFETYQDRPHAYGHTWSPRFEPAAKLMHGHSVTIGMAFGATLAAEMGWLKPEERDRIIALCRSLGLSVYHPILEDIDLMLEGQKNMRRKRGEGGLWAPLPTGIGSCDYAQEVSSGLLQLAIDKHKQLCSSFPDAGKGTEMYLSDLGLE; the protein is encoded by the coding sequence ATGGTTCAAGCTAAACCGAATCCAACATCACCAAAGCTTTCTCCTTCAGAGTCAGAGCAAATTATTCAATTCCACCACCCAGAAAAGTACCGCACCTCAGAGTGGTACACCGGTCATGGAGAAATCGCTGCTAGTGGAGACGGTCGCTCTTTTGAAATCTCTGCTACCTATTCCCTTAAGGCAACAGTTAAGTTAGTGGACGGGGTTTTCAACCCTGCCAATCCCACCTTGGCGGAAGTTTACAGTCGTCGCGGTCGTTGTGTGGCAATTGTGGATCAGACCGTAGATGAGCTTTACGGAGCGTCAATTCGCCGCTACTTCGAGGAGTATGAAATTCCTCTTAACTTGCAGCCCTGCCGCGCTTGGGAATCTGACAAAACTCCCGAAACTGTCCACCGCTTGCTGAAATTTTTAGGTAAAGATGGCTGCGACGTTTCCCGGAACGAACCCGTACTAGTGGTAGGTGGCGGTGTTCTCAGTGACGTAGCCGGACTTGCCTGCGCCCTGCAGCACCGACGCACTCCTTATATTATGGTCGGAACCACGGTTGTCGCTGCTATTGATGCTGGTCCATCCCCCCGCACTTGTACCAACGGTGCCCAATTCAAGAACAGCATTGGCTCCTATCATCCTCCGGTAGTGACTTTGGTAGACCGCAGTTTCTTCCGTACTTTAGCGACAGGTCACGTCCGCAACGGTATGGCAGAAATTATTAAAATGGCAGTCACCGATGATCTGGTTCTGTTTGAGTTAATGGAACAATACGGTCCTCGCTTGGTGGAGACTCACTTTGCCACTTTGGATGGAGATGAGAAACTGGCAGCGATCGCTGATACAGTCATCTATCGGGCATTGTTTTCCTACATGAAGCATGAAGGAACCAATATGTTCGAAACTTACCAAGACCGTCCCCACGCTTATGGTCACACCTGGAGTCCTCGCTTTGAACCTGCTGCTAAATTAATGCACGGTCATTCTGTCACTATTGGCATGGCGTTCGGCGCGACTTTAGCAGCAGAGATGGGCTGGCTTAAACCAGAAGAACGCGATCGCATTATCGCTTTGTGTCGCTCTCTAGGTCTGTCTGTTTACCACCCCATCCTAGAAGATATTGATCTGATGCTTGAAGGTCAGAAAAATATGCGGCGCAAGCGGGGAGAAGGGGGTTTGTGGGCTCCACTACCGACAGGTATTGGTTCTTGTGATTATGCTCAAGAGGTATCGTCAGGATTGCTACAACTAGCCATTGACAAGCATAAGCAGTTATGTTCTTCTTTTCCTGATGCTGGAAAAGGCACAGAAATGTACCTCAGCGACCTCGGCCTTGAGTAA
- a CDS encoding type II toxin-antitoxin system HicB family antitoxin yields the protein MSVKYELIIYWSDSDQAFIVEVPELPGCMADGQTYVEAVTNAEVVIQEWIETAQELGRDIPTPKGRLIYA from the coding sequence ATGTCAGTTAAGTACGAATTAATCATTTATTGGAGTGACTCAGATCAAGCTTTTATTGTAGAAGTGCCAGAATTACCTGGATGTATGGCAGATGGTCAAACTTATGTAGAAGCAGTGACTAATGCCGAGGTGGTAATTCAAGAATGGATCGAAACAGCTCAAGAGTTGGGGCGTGATATTCCTACTCCCAAAGGACGATTAATTTATGCCTAA
- a CDS encoding type II toxin-antitoxin system HicA family toxin: MGKYEKLLQKIITGTSDNNIKFSELCQLLKKLGFDERIRGDHYIFTKDNVE; encoded by the coding sequence ATGGGCAAATATGAAAAACTGCTGCAAAAAATTATTACCGGGACATCCGACAACAACATCAAGTTTTCCGAACTGTGTCAGCTACTCAAAAAATTGGGCTTTGACGAACGAATCAGAGGCGACCACTACATTTTTACCAAGGATAATGTAGAGTAA